Genomic DNA from Hordeum vulgare subsp. vulgare chromosome 2H, MorexV3_pseudomolecules_assembly, whole genome shotgun sequence:
TATATTGATGATTAAAGTATaaagtatagagttgatctatctcaaaatcaaatgttgtggtataaaccctaggagtaatgagcTTAATCTGTCCTATGAACTAAAGCCCTCTGTTTTATATAGATACGATGGGTGCTAGGGTTATACAACGTCGGTTATACATCAAGGAGGAAACATACCAATCACTACGTGACCATGGAGTACATGTCAAGTCTTCGAAAGAGTCCATCTTAAATACAATATCACTTTATTTATCCGtaatccaataatgatgatcgaaCGGCCAGGAGTCTGGTCCATGAAAATAGGTAAGTGACACGAGAACGCCTTAGTCCGGGACTCCCTCAACCACCATCCCTTTGACCATTCAACTACAGATTCGTTTGTTATCAATTACTGACTTACTATTGGGTAATGACTTTGTTAGACAAAGATTAGCATTTCGTGAGAACCTACTAGTTAGAGTCGTCAGAAGAATGTGTGGAGATCCGTGTCGTGGTTTTTTTTAACACAGTACAAAAGTGAGCGCTCATATTCACGTGCATATGAACACACACATGTACGCCCTATCCCTATGAGCACCTTCGAGAGACTAAACTGGCATATCATATTAAGATTTCTGAAATGACCGTAGGCGCCTCTTCGTCGACGGAAATGTCTCCTTACATTGAAAGCGTATCGCCGAAAATTCTGAAATAAATCCAGAAATAATGCAAGCACCAGGATTTAAACCTTGGTGGGCTGAGGATACCACTGTCCCTCTAATCATCCAACCACAAGATTGGTTTGCGATCGATGTCGTGGGTAGGAAGTGTGTCTTGTAAACCGAGGATGCTATACATACATAGGTTTATGATGGGTTTACAGACAGATGGATTTTGATCGAAGATTATAAAGAAGAAGGGGTCCATCTAGTAAAATTGAAAAAAGaaaattagaaagaaagaatcTTAATCAGCATGTAGTTGTGTGCAAGGCTTTGTATATGTAGCATTATTGCCAGTTAACCGATCGATATCACGGCTTTGATCATGGGTCACGTTATTCTTCAGGCAGTGAAAGGCTCCGGCCGGCCTGGTGCTCCGCATTGAAAAGGGAGATTATTTGTGGCAATTACCGAAAGGCAAAGCTTCATCACCCGACGGATCGACCAACGCATGCCAAACAAGACATGTGCTACTAATTAACAACAGTTGTACTGCTGACATGCAATTCACTGTACCATCACCATGACTAGCCTGTAATCAACCGTACCTGCACTACGCTTCTATCACCAGGCTAAAGCAATAGCGGTGGTTGTCATCGGCGACAAAGCTTGTTGGAGGCGTTGCACGCTTACCCTAAGCTAGGGTCCTCAAGCTGCACCCACCATGCATGCATGTAGGATGAttcatactcccttcgttcctaaatataagaccttttaaaaattctactatggactacatacgaagcaaaatgagtaaacctatactctaaaatatgtccatatatatccgtatgtagtccatagtgtaatctctaaaaggtcttatatttaggaacgggagGAGTACTATATCTTTTGAGGAGAAAACAGCGTTAGTTACAACGCTCTGGCCAAGCGAGAAGTTCCCTGTACATGTATGCGTTCCGCGTTCGTATACACGGCATTGCAATGCTGCAAACACCCACAAGAGTCAAGGGGCCAAGCCAAGCTCGGAGGCGTGCTGCGTGGCCCGAAATCCGCTCGGCGATCTTCCGAAGGCCACGACTccactccccggcaacgccaaTGATGCGGCGCGTAAAATCCGACGAGAGATTGGTACTGGCACATACGATTCGGGGTCAGACGATGCCAGAACCCGGCCGGGGAGCACATGCATGCGGGTGCGGCCGGGATCGATGACTGCCTGCCGGACAGTCTCGGGCCACATGCACGAGCACAGATAGCCTCCGCCACCAACTGACCGCGCGCCGCGGTGATATCCAATCCACCGGGCGGCAAGGCATGGGCAACGATTCTTCAGCCTTCGCACGCCTGATGTGACGTGAACATTTCCATGTGAGCCTGCGTTAAACGCCCGCAACTGCACCCCGACGCATGCGCGGCTTGTCTGATACTGTGCCTTCACATGTGTTTTCCGTTTTTCCTGAAGCGTATCGTATGTCGAACAGTCCATACTtcctccattcttaaatataaatctttttaaagattttatttaaaaattataTACGAATCTATATAAAtacattttaaaatataaattcattcgtTTTGTGTCGTGTATTGATCCCATGTAAAATCTTTAAGAAATATATATTTAATTAAAAACAAAGGGGGTAGATACAAAAGCCGGTCATCAAAAGTTATCCACATATATTTCTAAGTAGATTAAAAATGACTCGATGAATGACATGCTAACCGAATGGTTTCATTCAAACCGAACAGGAATATTTACATTTTAGATACATTTTAACTAATTCATACCGGACTAAGCAAAACCTAATCTAATACCCGCCATAATGGATCTTCATTCCCACGACATTTCTTCCATTGTCAGGTAGCCTGCTCGTCGGACTATCAGCAGCCCTAAAGGGATATGTTTGAGCAAGAGGAGGGAAATAGCCTCCTTCCGTCTCCGTGAAGCACGAACGAGGGTTAGTTTTCGGGTGAGGGCAGACAGTCGCCATAGTCTACTCCCCCGCTCACCATGCAAGACATCGGTTGTGCAACCAGATGGCCTCCCATGATATACATTTCATCAATGTTTGCCATGGCCGTTGACGTGCCGACCTCCGCACACATAACTTCTTTCCCCACGTACCTGATGCGTTGCCGTCGTTTCTCTTTTTCCAACCAAACAAATAAGAATTAATTTATGAATAGCTTTAGATGACACCCTTCAGCATTATATCCACGGTCCACGGACCATGTCCGGACTTAGAAACAAATATATACCAAAGCCATTTACGGATCAACTTTGAAGATGCAAATGTTTCACTCCGCAGAAAAGAGCACAAAGAGTTTCAACTGAAAAATGTAAATATTTAAACACAGAAGCatatgagaaaaagaaaaggaaattaTGAGAATGGACTCGTTTATTCCCGGCCAACCGCACGACGGAGGCAAGTCTCCATCGTCTTCTTCCCTCCTATATAACCCCTCCTGCCCCGCCACCTACTGGAAGCCAGCTCTTCCTCTGCCCACCCAACAACACCAGAGCAGCAGCTCAGCTCCCAACTGTCGTCGATGGCGAAATGCAGCAAGATCCACAACATCGTCTTGCTCCGGCAGACCCTGCGGCGGTGGCGGTCCCGTGCCGCCGCGCGCTCTGCTGCGTGTGACGGCGCGGTGTCGGTGCCGGCGGGGCACGTGGCGGTGTGCGTGGGCAGCGCGTCGCGGCGGTTCGTGGTGCGCGCGGCGCACCTGAACCACCCCGTGTTCCGGGAGCTGCTCCGGCAGGCCGAGGAGGAGTACGGGTTCCCGTCCGGCGCGTGCGGCCCCATCGCGCTCCCCTGCGACGAGGACCGCTTCCGGGACGTCCTCCGCCGCGTGTCCACCGAGGAGCGCCGCGGCGTGCCGGCCGTCAGCAGCCGCGACGTGGCGACGCGGCCGTTGCTGCA
This window encodes:
- the LOC123430958 gene encoding indole-3-acetic acid-induced protein ARG7-like, translated to MAKCSKIHNIVLLRQTLRRWRSRAAARSAACDGAVSVPAGHVAVCVGSASRRFVVRAAHLNHPVFRELLRQAEEEYGFPSGACGPIALPCDEDRFRDVLRRVSTEERRGVPAVSSRDVATRPLLQRVAAEELVW